The window CCATGTGCGGCCTCTAGGGCCACTTTCATTTTAAATTCTGCCGTATATTGATTGTACTTTCCCATAGTTGCTATCCTTTCTGCGTTTAGTTTATCAGAAAGTTGCGCGATTTGGGGTGTCTAAATTTCGGGGTCCATTATATAGCCTAAAGGCGCACTCGGAATGGGGGCAGTTAAGCGACAATGAATGGAAACAAGAATGTGAAAGAACTGCGTTTCCATTCCTGCTCAGAGAGCTTCGTCATCAGTTTCCTCGCCTACGCCTCTGCATTCACTTAGATGCCCTATATGCCACAGATCCAAATTTTATACTGCTCAAAGATAAGATTTTGGCCAAAGGATACACTATTTCATTTGTGATGAAGCAGATGATTTTAGATCTTATCTACTTGTCCAATACTACCTTGTTTGAAGGAAAAGATCCGATTCAGTTATGTTTTGGTAAAGACCCTCCCCAAAATAATGTTTGCATTAATTTATAGTCCATTTTTTTCTCAAAAAACCTTCCATACAACCACTAGCTTGTTGCCTGATTTTTTTTATTATTTTTTTGCTAACATTACTGATAATTATTTGAAATAACGTTAATTTTTGTGACTTTAATCTCTAGTTTCCGCTTCATTTGGCCTACTAGACGAGAAAACACTTATAAATCCATCGCCACTCCTAATTGCTGGGAAAATGACCCAACTAACCCATAATAATTTAGTTAGGTAAGCAGATGCACTCCCAGCCGCCGCCGAGTGCCTTGTAGATGGCAATTAAGTCGGTATAGAGATTTGTTCTACTTTGGGTTAGTGCAAATTCAGAGGTAAACAACGTCTTTTGGGCATCTAGGACATTTAGAAAATCACTTACACCTGCAATGTAAAGGGCTGTTGCATATTTAAAGGCCTGCTTATCATATTCAACCTCTTTTGCTAGTATGTTATGGCGTTTTAATTCTTCAGTATAGGCATTAAGAGAGTTTTCAACGTCTTCTAAAGCATTTAATATGGTTTGAAAGTAAGTGACAAAGGCTTGTATTTCTAGTTCTTCTTGTACATGAACGTTTGCAATCAAAGATTCACCATTAAAAATGGGCCAGGTAAAGTTAGGAGCAAAGGACCATATGTTGGCTGTATGTCTTAGAAAGTGGGAGAGTATGCTGCTTTCTTGCCCATATGTACCAGTAAGTGCAAATTGAGGGTATAAGTTTGCAACAGCAACTCCGATATTTGCAGTAGCTGCAGCAAGTAACCTTTCTTGCTCGCGAATATCTGGTCTTCTACAAAGTAGGGTAGAGGGTAGGCCTATTGGAATTTGAGGGGGCATGCAGGGTAAATCTTTTACATGGCATAAGAGTGTTTTAAGAGCGCCTGGTTCTCTTCCAAGTAACACAGATATGCGGTGCATGGCTTGTACTTCAGTTTGTTCTAATGGGGGAATAAGAGCTTTGGTATCCTCAACAAGGGCTGCAATTTGCATAACGGTCAGATCACTTGTAAGACCTGCATCAAATTGCGCTTTTGTTAATTTATAAGTGTCCTCCTGAGATGCTATATTTTGTTTAACTACTATAATTTGCTGTTGGGTGCCTCTTAAAAGAAGATAATTATTTGAAACTTCTGCAAGCAATGTTA of the Chlamydiales bacterium genome contains:
- a CDS encoding efflux transporter outer membrane subunit, whose product is MKQLYIIYLSMLLFLSGCMVGPDYKKPQFTPSCKFEDASYPLMTQNAPFVKWWHTFHDPILNQLITLAIQSNLDLKLATSRIKAAREQYIIARAPLFPSINVSGYYQRNRYSQDLPLIFTPKNPYQNLFLAEFDATWELDLFGGTKRAMESAVDSLQASVENRRSVLVTLLAEVSNNYLLLRGTQQQIIVVKQNIASQEDTYKLTKAQFDAGLTSDLTVMQIAALVEDTKALIPPLEQTEVQAMHRISVLLGREPGALKTLLCHVKDLPCMPPQIPIGLPSTLLCRRPDIREQERLLAAATANIGVAVANLYPQFALTGTYGQESSILSHFLRHTANIWSFAPNFTWPIFNGESLIANVHVQEELEIQAFVTYFQTILNALEDVENSLNAYTEELKRHNILAKEVEYDKQAFKYATALYIAGVSDFLNVLDAQKTLFTSEFALTQSRTNLYTDLIAIYKALGGGWECICLPN